The following are encoded together in the Micromonospora lupini genome:
- the mtfM gene encoding small membrane protein MtfM, producing the protein MVTEIGFVSLLVAGLGGLAGGLVYLAVRISRGRW; encoded by the coding sequence ATGGTTACCGAGATCGGGTTCGTCAGCCTGCTGGTCGCCGGCCTGGGCGGGCTCGCGGGTGGCCTGGTCTACCTGGCCGTACGCATTTCGAGGGGACGCTGGTGA
- a CDS encoding FABP family protein, with amino-acid sequence MSDENPLQPPWLNAPPVEEYPFEESHDLRVGPKLHPALDGLLPYVGLWRGRGKGGFPTIEDFDYAQEIRISHDGRPFLHYESRAWILDEQSRPVRPAGREVGWWRPVLVDGRATDELEALLTTPTGVMELHLGKRTGTQIEFATDAVVRTATAKEVTGGLRLFGIVEGALLYAQEMAAVGHPLSPHLSARLVRVGG; translated from the coding sequence GTGAGCGACGAGAACCCGCTGCAGCCACCGTGGCTGAACGCGCCGCCGGTCGAGGAGTACCCGTTCGAGGAGAGTCACGACCTGCGGGTCGGCCCGAAGCTGCACCCGGCGCTCGACGGTCTGCTGCCGTACGTCGGTCTGTGGCGCGGCCGGGGCAAGGGTGGCTTCCCCACCATCGAGGACTTCGACTACGCGCAGGAGATCCGGATCAGCCACGACGGCCGGCCGTTCCTGCACTACGAGTCGCGTGCCTGGATCCTCGACGAGCAGAGCAGGCCCGTCCGCCCGGCCGGGCGCGAGGTCGGCTGGTGGCGACCGGTGCTGGTGGACGGTCGGGCGACCGACGAGCTGGAGGCCCTGCTCACGACCCCCACCGGGGTGATGGAGCTGCACCTCGGCAAGCGCACCGGCACCCAGATCGAGTTCGCCACCGACGCGGTGGTCCGGACGGCGACCGCCAAGGAGGTCACCGGCGGGCTCCGCCTCTTCGGCATCGTCGAGGGCGCGCTGCTCTACGCCCAGGAGATGGCGGCGGTGGGTCACCCGCTCAGCCCGCACCTCTCGGCCCGGCTCGTCCGGGTCGGCGGCTGA
- a CDS encoding amylo-alpha-1,6-glucosidase, which produces MKDLVSILDGNTFLVSDRRGDIEPSFAFPTGLFSFDTRFLSSWVLTLNGERLHALSVDDSESYRTTFFLAPGEPTHYLDAKASVIRSRAIGGSFDEELTVLNHSGEEVDFTVRLEMGSDFADLFEIKHAQEKVGRTTIAVTDNELRLTYRREAFHRETVVRSTVPAQVDASGMTFRVRIDSNSEWTTGLHVSTVVYGARGEDIRATLPYAGSRGGDAIRAEQQKLIDRAPKLGCDCEPLAGAYRRSLNDLAALRYESIALGVRLIAAGLPWFMTLFGRDSIITSLQVLPFLPELIPPTILMLAGLQGHRVDDFRDEEPGKILHELRYGETAGFEEQPHSPYYGSADSTPLFVILIDEYERWTGDTALVKRLEPQVRAALEWIDTYGDLLGTGYLWYRTRNPETGLQNQCWKDSWDAISYADGRMPDFPRATCELQGYAYDAKVRAARLARKVWNDPEYADRLEREAAALKQRFNHDFWIADREYYALALDADGRQVDALTSNIGHLLWSGIVDESRAGKVVDHLLGPRLFSGWGVRTLAEGEGRYNPIGYHVGTVWPFDNSIIAWGLGRYGYRDEAGRICDAMLAASHYFDGRLPEAFAGYARSRTGYPVEYPTACSPQAWSSGTPLLLLRVILGLEPQGEHLIIDPAVPPGMGRVELLDIPGRWGRVDALGRSRGPQDQETDG; this is translated from the coding sequence GTGAAGGATCTCGTCAGCATCCTGGACGGCAACACCTTCCTGGTCAGCGACCGTCGCGGAGACATCGAACCGTCCTTCGCCTTCCCGACCGGGTTGTTCTCCTTCGACACGCGTTTCCTGTCCAGTTGGGTGCTCACTCTCAACGGCGAGCGCCTGCACGCCCTCTCCGTCGACGACAGCGAGTCGTACCGGACGACGTTCTTCCTCGCCCCCGGCGAACCCACCCACTACCTGGACGCCAAGGCGTCGGTGATCCGCAGCCGAGCGATCGGGGGCAGCTTTGACGAGGAGCTGACCGTGCTCAACCACTCCGGCGAGGAGGTCGACTTCACAGTCCGACTCGAGATGGGCAGTGACTTCGCCGACCTGTTCGAGATCAAGCACGCCCAGGAGAAGGTCGGGCGGACGACAATCGCGGTGACCGACAACGAGCTGCGGTTGACGTACCGGCGGGAGGCGTTCCACCGGGAGACAGTGGTCCGCTCCACGGTGCCGGCGCAGGTGGACGCCTCCGGGATGACCTTCCGGGTCCGGATCGACAGCAACAGCGAGTGGACCACAGGGCTGCACGTCTCCACAGTCGTCTACGGGGCCCGCGGCGAGGACATCCGAGCCACCCTGCCGTACGCGGGCAGCCGCGGCGGCGACGCCATCCGCGCCGAGCAGCAGAAGCTGATCGACCGGGCCCCGAAGCTCGGCTGTGACTGCGAGCCGTTGGCCGGGGCGTACCGGCGCAGCCTCAACGACCTGGCCGCTCTGCGGTACGAGTCGATCGCGCTCGGCGTACGGCTGATCGCCGCCGGTCTGCCGTGGTTCATGACCCTGTTCGGCCGGGACAGCATCATCACCTCGTTGCAGGTGCTGCCGTTCCTGCCGGAGCTGATCCCGCCGACGATCCTCATGCTGGCCGGCCTTCAGGGGCACCGGGTGGACGACTTCCGGGACGAGGAGCCCGGCAAGATCCTGCACGAGCTGCGGTACGGCGAGACCGCCGGCTTCGAGGAGCAGCCGCACTCGCCGTACTACGGGTCGGCCGACTCGACGCCGCTGTTCGTCATCCTGATCGACGAGTACGAGCGCTGGACCGGCGACACCGCGCTTGTCAAGCGGCTGGAGCCGCAGGTCCGGGCGGCCCTGGAGTGGATCGACACGTACGGCGACCTGCTCGGCACCGGCTATCTCTGGTATCGGACCCGTAACCCGGAGACCGGGTTGCAGAACCAGTGCTGGAAGGACTCCTGGGACGCCATCTCGTACGCCGACGGTCGGATGCCGGACTTCCCCCGGGCCACCTGCGAGTTGCAGGGCTACGCGTACGACGCGAAGGTCCGGGCCGCCCGGCTGGCTCGGAAGGTCTGGAACGATCCGGAGTACGCCGACCGGTTGGAGCGGGAGGCGGCGGCGCTCAAGCAGCGGTTCAACCACGACTTCTGGATCGCCGACCGGGAGTACTACGCGCTCGCCCTGGACGCCGACGGCCGGCAGGTGGACGCGCTGACGTCGAACATCGGGCACCTGCTGTGGAGCGGGATCGTTGACGAGTCCCGGGCCGGCAAGGTGGTCGACCACCTGCTCGGGCCGCGACTGTTCTCCGGCTGGGGGGTGCGGACCCTCGCCGAGGGTGAGGGTCGGTACAACCCGATCGGCTACCACGTGGGCACCGTCTGGCCGTTCGACAACTCGATCATCGCCTGGGGCCTGGGCCGGTACGGCTACCGGGACGAGGCCGGGCGGATCTGCGACGCGATGCTCGCGGCGTCGCACTACTTCGACGGGCGGCTGCCGGAGGCGTTCGCCGGCTACGCCCGCAGCCGCACCGGCTACCCGGTGGAGTATCCGACCGCGTGCAGCCCGCAGGCCTGGTCGAGCGGCACCCCGCTGCTGTTGTTGCGGGTGATACTGGGGCTGGAGCCGCAGGGCGAGCACCTGATCATCGATCCGGCCGTGCCACCGGGCATGGGCCGGGTGGAGCTGCTGGACATTCCCGGTCGCTGGGGCCGGGTGGACGCCCTGGGTCGCAGCCGCGGTCCGCAGGATCAGGAGACGGACGGCTGA
- a CDS encoding winged helix-turn-helix domain-containing protein, which translates to MRHYHRVVVAGGAEVPIVVCVSADVSVRERVLRQLDGIGPVVTCADLTQLRAMLFPQSGGSTPAVGPTTPPAPPQGRVSWGELVVDRAGHLVTWRGDPLPLTRNERELLARLVGPPLVVWSYEQLFAAVWAGAYLGDTAILHSAIKRLRHKLRGLPGGPRVHTVRGVGYRLDPPPPPA; encoded by the coding sequence ATGCGTCACTATCATCGGGTGGTGGTCGCGGGTGGTGCAGAGGTCCCGATCGTCGTCTGCGTCAGTGCGGACGTCTCGGTGCGCGAGCGGGTGCTACGGCAGCTCGACGGGATCGGGCCGGTCGTGACCTGTGCCGACCTGACCCAGCTGCGGGCAATGCTGTTCCCACAGTCGGGAGGCTCGACGCCGGCCGTCGGGCCGACCACCCCGCCGGCGCCGCCGCAGGGGCGGGTCAGTTGGGGTGAGCTGGTCGTCGACCGGGCCGGGCACCTGGTCACCTGGCGCGGCGATCCACTCCCGCTCACCCGTAACGAACGGGAGCTGCTCGCCCGGCTCGTCGGTCCGCCGCTTGTGGTGTGGAGCTACGAGCAGCTCTTCGCCGCGGTCTGGGCCGGCGCGTACCTCGGCGACACGGCGATCCTGCACTCCGCGATCAAGCGGCTCCGGCACAAGCTGCGCGGCCTTCCGGGAGGGCCACGGGTGCACACCGTGCGCGGGGTCGGCTACCGGCTCGATCCGCCGCCCCCGCCGGCCTGA
- a CDS encoding S8 family serine peptidase — MWGGTVLRPSTLRSALWRTAVACGAALLALTAQPAVAARPAPAPARVDQRLIRQLGTTGSATFLVYLRDTAPVARTAKLRDPDDRAREVHRLLTTTAQRTQKGLRSLLTTRKAPHTAYWIANAIRVTGNRTLLDEIAKRPEVGRIEPTRSYRLVRPTPTAASHVDADGTEWGLTNINAPQVWNELGDRGEGLVVANIDSGVQYDHPALVGAYRGNLGGGAFDHNHNWYDPAGVCPSAEPCDNSGHGTHTMGTMVGDDHAGNQIGVAPGAKWITAKGCETDSCTDASLLAAGQWVLAPTDLNGQNPRPDLRPDVVNNSWGGAGGDPWFQQTIAAWRAAGIFGVFSAGNDGPDCGSAGSPGDNANAYAVGSYDVHDAISDFSGRGDGTDARSYKPNVAAPGSNVRSSVPGNTYAAFDGTSMAAPHVSGTVALLWSAAPSLKGDVTATEELLDRTARDVDATACGGTAADNNVFGEGRLDAYAAVRAAPRGAVGRIIGTVTAAGNGDPIVGVTVGDGTRSVTTGTDGRYALTLPAGEATVTVSAYGYAGQTATVTVTDGGTVTEDFALAANPSVTVRGRVTDGSGHGWPLYARIDVAGRPGGPVFTDPATGRYSFTVPGDTTYRLTVTSRYPGYRTVTRDVVTGAGPATADVAVPVEAVCTASGYASSFGAPVLAESFDGGTAPDGWSVRNRTDDGGWAFTDPGERGNLTGGSGAFAIADSDRLGSGKTQDTDLVSPTVDLRATPAPVLRFRSDWRAVGVTDAADVDVSTDGGATWTTVWHQTGSRRGPLLEEVPLDPAAGASTVRVRFRFHGTFAWWWQVDDVQLVNRDCVPAAGGLLLGVTTDRNTGTPLNGVAVVSADRPTDHGTSASTPDDPTLPDGFYWLFSGLTGAHPFTAGRNPYQTSTKTATVTADEARRLDVALAAGRLTVSPTSVESYQPYASNRTTTVTVRNTGSAPAAVNLVERGGRFDRLSRAGAPLREQKMKGVSKARAGTAYGGAGARTSAAPRAQDAWTGIADLPAAVYDNAAATLDGKVYSVGGGGGSGLEGKAWRYDPDTDAWAALPDLPTARAKPVAAAVGGKLYVLGGWGADDDTVASVDVFDPATGSWSTVAGATNPFPAAAAGGAVTGGKVYLVGGCLDSDCTDSDRLVVFDPSTGAFHTGAAYPHPVSWLSCGGIGSAIYCAGGTGSTEHTDAYRYDPASDTWHPLRNLPVDLWGSQYTAAGDLLVLAGGVTGASTTVTNRTIAYDPVAGSWRDLPNVQFGRYRGAAACGAYKIGGSPTPFVGSAESERLSGLDLCGGEADLPWLATTPGTFTLAPGSSRTVTVKLTATATAGVAQPGTYSGELGVASDTPYPVAAVPVRMNVSPPASWGRIQGTVTGVTCRGATVGVAATVRVNLQGTTTGYTLIADAQGRYAWWLPKGRYEVIVAKDAWVPQTQRTRIEAGIVDTLDVTLDPVSPCTKATGI, encoded by the coding sequence ATGTGGGGAGGAACAGTGCTCCGACCATCAACCCTGAGGTCCGCTCTCTGGCGGACGGCCGTGGCCTGCGGCGCGGCCCTGCTGGCCCTCACCGCCCAGCCCGCCGTCGCCGCCCGACCCGCGCCCGCGCCGGCCCGCGTGGACCAGCGACTGATCCGCCAGCTCGGCACGACGGGCAGCGCGACTTTCCTGGTCTACCTGCGGGACACCGCGCCGGTGGCGCGGACCGCGAAGCTGCGCGACCCGGACGACCGGGCGCGCGAGGTGCACCGGCTGCTCACGACGACCGCGCAGCGCACCCAGAAGGGCCTGCGCTCGCTGCTCACGACCCGCAAGGCGCCACACACCGCCTACTGGATCGCCAACGCGATACGCGTGACAGGCAACCGCACGCTGCTCGACGAGATCGCCAAGCGGCCCGAGGTCGGCCGGATCGAGCCGACCCGCAGCTACCGCCTGGTGCGCCCGACACCGACCGCCGCCAGCCACGTCGACGCCGACGGCACCGAGTGGGGACTCACCAACATCAACGCCCCGCAGGTGTGGAACGAGCTCGGCGACCGCGGCGAGGGCCTGGTGGTCGCCAACATCGACAGCGGCGTCCAGTACGACCATCCGGCGCTGGTCGGGGCGTACCGTGGGAACCTCGGCGGTGGCGCCTTCGACCACAACCACAACTGGTACGACCCGGCCGGCGTGTGCCCGAGCGCCGAGCCCTGCGACAACAGTGGCCACGGCACGCACACCATGGGCACGATGGTCGGCGACGACCACGCCGGCAACCAGATCGGTGTCGCCCCCGGCGCGAAGTGGATCACCGCGAAGGGGTGCGAGACCGACTCCTGCACCGACGCCTCGCTGCTCGCGGCCGGCCAGTGGGTGCTGGCCCCGACCGACCTGAACGGACAGAACCCCCGCCCCGACCTGCGCCCCGACGTGGTCAACAACTCCTGGGGCGGCGCCGGCGGCGACCCGTGGTTCCAGCAGACCATCGCGGCCTGGCGGGCGGCCGGCATCTTCGGGGTCTTCTCGGCGGGAAACGACGGCCCGGACTGCGGCAGCGCCGGCTCACCCGGAGACAACGCCAACGCGTACGCGGTCGGCTCGTACGACGTGCACGACGCGATCTCCGACTTCTCCGGCCGTGGCGACGGCACCGACGCGCGCTCGTACAAGCCGAACGTCGCCGCTCCGGGCAGCAACGTGCGCTCGAGCGTCCCGGGCAACACCTACGCCGCCTTCGACGGCACCTCGATGGCCGCGCCGCACGTCTCCGGCACCGTCGCGCTGCTCTGGTCGGCGGCTCCGAGCCTGAAGGGTGACGTCACGGCCACCGAGGAGCTGCTGGACCGGACCGCACGCGACGTCGACGCCACCGCCTGCGGAGGCACCGCCGCCGACAACAACGTCTTCGGCGAGGGCCGGCTGGACGCGTACGCGGCGGTGCGGGCCGCCCCGCGCGGCGCCGTCGGGCGGATCATCGGCACGGTCACCGCCGCCGGGAACGGCGACCCGATCGTCGGCGTGACAGTCGGCGACGGCACCCGCAGTGTCACCACCGGCACGGACGGCCGGTACGCGCTCACCCTGCCGGCAGGCGAGGCCACTGTCACCGTCAGCGCCTACGGGTACGCCGGGCAGACGGCCACCGTCACCGTCACCGACGGCGGCACTGTCACCGAGGACTTCGCCCTGGCGGCGAACCCGTCGGTCACCGTGCGCGGCCGGGTCACCGACGGCTCGGGGCACGGCTGGCCGCTGTACGCCCGGATCGATGTCGCCGGGCGTCCCGGTGGACCGGTGTTCACCGACCCGGCCACCGGGCGGTACTCGTTCACCGTGCCGGGCGACACCACGTACCGGCTGACCGTCACCTCCCGCTACCCCGGCTACCGCACGGTCACCCGGGACGTGGTCACCGGCGCCGGGCCGGCAACGGCCGACGTCGCCGTACCGGTTGAGGCCGTCTGCACGGCTTCCGGTTACGCCAGCAGCTTCGGCGCCCCGGTGCTGGCCGAGAGCTTCGACGGCGGCACCGCGCCGGACGGCTGGTCGGTGCGCAACCGCACCGACGACGGTGGCTGGGCCTTCACCGACCCCGGTGAGCGGGGCAACCTCACAGGCGGCAGCGGTGCCTTCGCCATCGCCGACAGCGACCGTCTCGGCTCCGGCAAGACCCAGGACACCGACCTGGTGTCCCCGACCGTCGACCTGCGCGCCACGCCCGCGCCGGTGCTGCGTTTCCGCAGCGACTGGCGGGCGGTAGGCGTGACCGACGCCGCCGACGTGGACGTCTCCACCGACGGCGGCGCCACCTGGACCACGGTCTGGCACCAGACCGGCAGTCGGCGTGGACCGCTGCTCGAGGAGGTGCCCCTGGACCCGGCGGCGGGAGCCTCCACGGTGCGGGTCCGGTTCCGCTTCCACGGCACCTTCGCCTGGTGGTGGCAGGTGGACGACGTACAACTGGTCAACCGCGACTGCGTGCCGGCCGCCGGTGGTCTGCTGCTCGGCGTGACCACCGACCGCAACACCGGCACGCCGCTCAACGGGGTCGCCGTGGTCAGCGCCGACCGGCCGACCGACCACGGGACGTCGGCGTCGACACCTGACGACCCGACCCTGCCAGACGGCTTCTACTGGCTCTTCTCCGGACTGACCGGGGCACATCCGTTCACCGCCGGCCGAAATCCGTACCAGACGAGCACGAAGACGGCGACAGTGACCGCCGACGAGGCCCGACGGCTTGACGTCGCGCTGGCCGCCGGTCGACTCACGGTCAGCCCGACGAGCGTCGAGTCGTACCAGCCGTACGCCAGCAACCGGACCACGACGGTGACGGTTCGCAACACCGGCAGCGCGCCGGCCGCCGTCAACCTGGTGGAGCGCGGCGGGCGGTTCGACAGGCTGTCCAGGGCCGGTGCGCCTCTGCGGGAGCAGAAGATGAAGGGGGTCAGCAAGGCCCGCGCGGGCACCGCGTACGGCGGGGCGGGGGCGAGGACCTCGGCCGCGCCCCGGGCACAGGACGCCTGGACCGGGATCGCCGACCTGCCGGCGGCGGTCTACGACAACGCGGCGGCCACCCTCGACGGCAAGGTCTACTCCGTCGGCGGTGGCGGCGGCAGTGGCCTGGAGGGCAAGGCCTGGCGCTACGACCCCGACACGGACGCGTGGGCCGCGCTGCCCGACCTGCCGACCGCCCGGGCCAAGCCGGTCGCGGCAGCGGTCGGCGGCAAGCTCTACGTCCTCGGCGGCTGGGGCGCCGACGACGACACGGTCGCCTCGGTGGACGTGTTCGACCCGGCCACGGGGAGTTGGAGCACGGTGGCCGGGGCGACCAACCCGTTCCCGGCCGCGGCGGCCGGCGGCGCGGTGACAGGTGGAAAGGTCTACCTGGTCGGTGGCTGCCTGGACAGCGACTGCACCGACTCGGACCGGCTCGTCGTCTTCGACCCGTCGACCGGCGCGTTCCACACCGGCGCCGCCTACCCGCATCCGGTCTCCTGGCTCTCCTGCGGCGGGATCGGCAGCGCGATCTACTGCGCCGGCGGCACCGGCAGCACCGAGCACACCGACGCCTACCGCTACGACCCAGCTTCGGACACCTGGCATCCGCTGCGGAACCTGCCCGTGGACCTCTGGGGTTCCCAGTACACGGCGGCCGGTGACCTGCTGGTCCTGGCCGGCGGGGTCACTGGCGCTTCGACCACGGTGACCAACCGGACCATCGCGTACGACCCGGTGGCCGGCAGTTGGCGGGACCTGCCCAACGTCCAGTTCGGCAGGTACCGGGGCGCCGCCGCCTGCGGCGCGTACAAGATCGGTGGTTCGCCGACGCCCTTCGTCGGCAGCGCCGAGAGTGAGCGGCTCAGCGGCCTGGACCTGTGCGGCGGGGAGGCGGACCTCCCCTGGCTCGCCACCACGCCCGGCACCTTCACCCTGGCCCCGGGCTCCTCCCGCACGGTCACCGTCAAGCTGACCGCCACGGCGACTGCCGGCGTGGCCCAGCCGGGCACCTACTCCGGTGAGCTGGGCGTCGCCTCCGACACGCCGTACCCGGTCGCAGCGGTGCCGGTGCGAATGAACGTGTCGCCGCCGGCCAGTTGGGGCAGGATCCAGGGCACCGTCACCGGGGTCACCTGCCGAGGAGCCACCGTCGGCGTCGCGGCGACGGTCCGGGTGAACCTGCAGGGTACGACGACCGGCTACACCCTGATCGCGGACGCCCAGGGCCGGTACGCCTGGTGGCTGCCGAAGGGCCGCTACGAGGTGATCGTCGCCAAGGACGCCTGGGTGCCGCAGACGCAGCGCACGCGGATCGAGGCCGGCATCGTCGACACGCTCGACGTCACCCTCGACCCGGTCTCGCCCTGCACGAAAGCCACTGGCATCTGA
- a CDS encoding DUF1416 domain-containing protein has translation MTAPTAAGCAAPDQAAPLPASLDLEKETVITGIVRSAEDEAVPGAYVRLLDSTGEFTAEVVTSAAGQFRFFAAPGSWTLRALSRHGNGDAAVTAGRGINEVTVTVA, from the coding sequence ATGACTGCTCCCACAGCTGCGGGTTGCGCCGCACCCGACCAGGCCGCGCCGCTGCCGGCCAGCCTGGACCTGGAGAAGGAAACCGTCATCACAGGCATCGTCCGCTCGGCGGAGGACGAGGCCGTGCCGGGCGCGTACGTCCGACTGCTCGACTCGACAGGTGAGTTCACCGCCGAGGTGGTCACGTCGGCGGCCGGCCAGTTCCGGTTCTTCGCCGCGCCGGGTTCCTGGACGTTGCGGGCGCTGTCCCGGCACGGCAACGGCGACGCCGCCGTCACCGCCGGCCGGGGCATCAACGAGGTAACAGTCACCGTCGCCTGA
- a CDS encoding Fur family transcriptional regulator: MSESSLAEMLRARGLRLTAQRQLVLQAVLDLGHATPEQVHTAVREVAAGVNITTIYRTLELLERLGLVTHTHLSHGSPTYHAAGEHQHVHLVCRECGAIDEIDPELLRPLAEQLAAQRGFRVDIGHVSLFGVCDRCENGDHK; encoded by the coding sequence GTGTCCGAATCCTCCCTCGCGGAAATGCTCCGGGCCCGTGGGCTGCGGCTGACGGCCCAGCGGCAGCTCGTCCTCCAGGCTGTGCTCGATCTGGGCCACGCCACCCCGGAGCAGGTGCACACCGCCGTCCGGGAGGTCGCCGCCGGCGTCAACATCACCACCATCTACCGCACGCTGGAGCTGCTGGAACGGCTCGGCCTGGTGACCCACACCCACCTCTCGCACGGTTCGCCGACCTACCACGCGGCGGGTGAGCACCAACACGTTCACCTGGTCTGCCGGGAGTGCGGCGCGATCGACGAGATCGATCCGGAGCTGCTCCGCCCGCTCGCCGAGCAGTTGGCAGCGCAGCGGGGTTTCCGGGTGGACATCGGGCACGTGTCACTCTTCGGTGTCTGCGACCGCTGCGAGAACGGGGATCACAAATGA
- a CDS encoding SCP2 sterol-binding domain-containing protein, translating to MTEATERFFESLPTRTPAVLGGLATGTLQIDLGTDHRTEHWLVRMRPGAVQSSRERGPADAIWYSSSALFDRLISGEAQALAAVLRNESTFSGDVVLFLAFRRFFPSPPGTRDPREVAREAVGRRA from the coding sequence GTGACCGAGGCGACGGAGAGGTTCTTCGAATCACTGCCGACGCGTACCCCCGCCGTCCTGGGCGGCCTGGCCACCGGGACCCTCCAGATCGATCTCGGCACCGACCACCGGACCGAGCACTGGCTGGTCCGGATGCGGCCGGGGGCGGTACAGAGCAGCCGTGAGCGGGGCCCGGCCGACGCCATCTGGTACAGCAGCTCCGCCCTGTTCGACAGGCTGATCAGCGGAGAAGCTCAGGCGCTCGCGGCGGTGCTGCGCAACGAGAGCACGTTCAGCGGTGACGTGGTGCTCTTCCTGGCCTTCCGCCGCTTCTTCCCGAGCCCTCCGGGCACCCGCGACCCACGCGAGGTGGCCCGGGAGGCAGTCGGGCGGCGGGCGTGA
- a CDS encoding aminotransferase class IV yields MATSFTDPDPVGPTTRIAVLGHGPVPAAEPVVRGDDRGVLHGDGLFESMHLRQGRPWLRDEHLARLAASAAAIELALPDAAALTDLLDTVCADWPARVEGALRLVCTRGPEGGGPTVYATLSEVPVAARGARRDGISVATLPLGVPATARAEVTWLPTGIKSTSYAVNSAARRWARGNGVDDVLWVSSDGYALEGPTANVVWLTGDTLRTVPPASTGILPGTTVAWLLAHVGELGLSAAERMVTPAELHAADGVWFASSVRGLTEVHTLDGVRRDRCPRTPALHALLGFPVD; encoded by the coding sequence ATGGCGACGTCCTTCACCGACCCGGACCCGGTCGGCCCGACCACGCGGATCGCCGTACTCGGACACGGCCCGGTCCCCGCCGCCGAGCCCGTGGTACGCGGCGACGACCGTGGCGTCCTGCACGGCGACGGGCTCTTCGAGAGCATGCACCTGCGCCAGGGCCGGCCGTGGCTGCGCGACGAGCACCTGGCCCGGCTGGCCGCGTCGGCAGCCGCCATCGAGTTGGCCCTGCCCGACGCCGCCGCGCTCACCGACCTGCTCGACACGGTCTGCGCCGACTGGCCGGCGCGTGTCGAGGGAGCGCTGCGGTTGGTCTGCACGCGGGGCCCGGAGGGCGGCGGGCCGACGGTCTACGCCACGCTGAGCGAGGTGCCGGTGGCGGCGCGGGGGGCGCGACGGGACGGGATCAGCGTCGCGACCCTGCCGCTGGGGGTGCCCGCCACCGCCCGCGCCGAGGTGACCTGGCTGCCCACCGGGATCAAGTCCACCTCGTACGCCGTCAACAGCGCCGCCCGCCGCTGGGCGCGCGGCAACGGGGTGGACGACGTGCTCTGGGTCTCCTCCGACGGGTACGCCCTGGAGGGACCCACGGCCAACGTGGTGTGGCTCACCGGGGACACGCTCCGTACGGTGCCGCCCGCCAGCACCGGCATCCTGCCCGGAACGACAGTCGCCTGGCTGCTCGCCCACGTCGGCGAGCTGGGCCTGAGCGCCGCCGAACGGATGGTCACGCCGGCCGAGCTGCACGCCGCCGACGGGGTGTGGTTCGCCTCGTCGGTGCGTGGGCTCACCGAGGTGCACACGCTGGACGGGGTGCGCCGGGACCGCTGCCCGCGGACTCCCGCCCTGCACGCGCTGCTGGGTTTCCCCGTCGACTGA
- a CDS encoding DsrE family protein — MLGLMARSLVVKVTAGAEAPERCAQAFTVAATAVAAGVDVSLWLTGESTWFALPGRAQEFELPHSAPLAELLHVILTSGRVTACTQCAARREIGPDDVLPGVRIAGAAVFVEEALAEGAQALVY, encoded by the coding sequence ATGCTGGGTCTCATGGCCCGCTCTCTCGTCGTCAAGGTCACCGCTGGGGCGGAGGCCCCGGAACGGTGCGCGCAGGCGTTCACGGTCGCCGCCACGGCGGTCGCCGCCGGTGTGGACGTCTCGCTCTGGCTGACCGGGGAGTCGACCTGGTTCGCGCTGCCCGGCCGCGCCCAGGAGTTCGAGCTGCCGCACTCCGCGCCGCTGGCCGAGCTGCTGCACGTCATCCTGACCAGCGGTCGGGTCACCGCCTGCACCCAGTGCGCGGCCCGGCGGGAGATCGGCCCGGACGACGTACTGCCCGGTGTGCGGATCGCGGGCGCCGCGGTCTTCGTCGAGGAGGCGTTGGCCGAGGGCGCGCAGGCACTTGTCTACTGA